A genome region from Melospiza melodia melodia isolate bMelMel2 chromosome 28, bMelMel2.pri, whole genome shotgun sequence includes the following:
- the DDX20 gene encoding probable ATP-dependent RNA helicase DDX20, with translation MAAPMEAAGRFRTRDVLLPGGPSDFGSLLLSPPVLAGLEAAGFHRPSPVQLKAIPLGRCGLDLIVQAKSGTGKTCVFATIALDAVLLESPATQILILAPTREIAVQIHAVITAIGIKMEGLECHVFIGGTPLSQDRSRLKKCHIAVGSPGRIKQLIELDYLNTASVRLLVLDEADKLLEEGSFQEQVNWIYSSLPVNKQMLAVSATYPESLAAALTRYMREPTFVRLNPTDPALLGLKQYYKIVNSHPLPHKTFEEKTQHLQELFSKIPFNQALVFSNLHSRAQHLAEILTSRGFPAECISGNMNQNQRLDAMAKLKQFHCRVLISTDLTSRGIDAEKVNLVINLDVPLDWETYMHRIGRAGRFGTLGLAVTYCCRGEEENTMMKIAQKCNLQLLPLPEPIPPGMMEQFEDGQVEVKPAIPTAPVLNCDTVCPKPEQPELQPVQNGFPDIPQPPSNLPRDNSSAERPKKTPKQKQIKKCTNPAKVEKNRSPQTSSCHTEQKNQVKPISRMDGEHSTQAPDEEALKQNLPKIPCLSSFKTQLTSPWSFSDFVEDYDYFIKEGSEREVEILRSYSGPGEQHGLPRNGDVEWEEMEHHPEAAADEAESADSNGSGSPRGSLNSRANNSCSEAFSDTQEPSPVPPARRGPPRSCPTPKQPQEPSHSPRQKEVKKKVPKQNAKAKKSHKYQFCSPARSRAEEEQSCSSWEDAAHQGCSSEHHWRCYYEAWQSYYSALSHYSRSYWHLSCISAYHTNSVYLQELLRDGD, from the exons atggcggcgcccaTGGAGGCGGCGGGCCGGTTCCGCACCCGGGACGTGCTGCTGCCCGGCGGCCCCTCCGACTTCGGCTCTCTGCTGCTGTCACCGCCCGTGCTGGCGGGGCTGGAGGCGGCCGGCTTCCATCGGCCGTCCCCCGTGCAGCTGAAGGCCATCCCGCTGGGGCGCTGCGGGCTGG ATCTGATCGTGCAGGCCAAGTCCGGCACCGGCAAGACCTGCGTGTTCGCCACCATCGCCCTGGATGCCGTGCTGCTGGAGAGCCCTGCCACGCAG ATCCTGATCCTGGCTCCCACGAGGGAGATCGCCGTGCAGATCCACGCCGTGATCACGGCCATCGGCATAAAAATGGAAGGCCTGGAGTGCCATGTGTTCATCGGGGGCACGCCTctgagccaggacaggagcaggctgAAGAAGTGCCACATCGCTGTGGGCTCCCCAG ggcGGATCAAGCAGCTGATCGAGCTGGACTACCTGAACACGGCCAGCGTGAGGCTCCTGGTGCTGGACGAGGCAGACAAGCTGCTGGAGGAGGGCAGCTTCCAGGAGCAGGTCAA CTGGATCTACTCCTCCCTGCCTGTCAATAAGCAGATGCTGGCAGTGTCAGCCACCTACCCCGagtccctggctgctgctctcacCAGGTACATGAGGGAGCCCACGTTTGTCAGGCTGAACCCCACGGACCCTGCCCTTCTTG ggctgaagCAGTACTACAAAATCGTGAATTCCCATCCCCTCCCACATAAAACCTTTGAGGAAAAAACCCAGCACCTGCAGGAGTTGTTCAGCAAGATTCCTTTCAACCAAGCCTTGGTCTTCTCAAATTTGCACAGCAG GGCTCAACATCTGGCTGAAATCCTGACATCCAGAGGCTTCCCTGCTGAGTGCATTTCAG gcaacatgaatcaaaatcaGCGACTTGATGCCATGGCTAAATTAAAGCAATTCCACTGCAGAGTTCTGATTTCCACAGACCTG ACATCTCGTGGAATTGATGCTGAGAAGGTGAACCTGGTCATCAACCTGGACGTGCCCCTGGACTGGGAGACCTACATGCACCGCATCGGCCGCGCCGGGCGCTTCG GCACCTTGGGGCTGGCTGTGACCTACTGCTGCCGTGGGGAGGAGGAGAACACCATGATGAAAATTGCTCAGAAGTGCaacctgcagcttcttcctctgccag AGCCAATCCCCCCTGGAATGATGGAGCAGTTTGAGGATGGGCAGGTGGAAGTTAAACCTGCAATACCCACGGCTCCTGTGCTGAACTGTGACACTGTGTGTCCTAaaccagagcagccagagctgcagcctgTCCAGAATGGCTTCCCAGACATTCCTCAGCCTCCCTCTAATCTTCCAAGGGATAATTCCTCTGCAGAAAGGCCAAAAAAGACTCCGAAGCAAAAACAGATAAAAAAGTGCACAAATCCTGCAAAAGTAGAGAAAAATAGAAGCCCCCAAACTTCCAGCTGTCACACAGAACAGAAGAACCAAGTCAAACCCATCTCCAGGATGGATGGAGAGCACAGCACTCAGGCTCCAGATGAGGAGGCCTTAAAACAAAATCTTCCCAAAATTCCATGCTTGTCTTCTTTCAAAACCCAACTCACCAGTCCCTGGAGCTTCTCAGATTTTGTTGAAGATTATGATTATTTCATTAAAGAAGGGTCAGAGAGAGAGGTGGAGATTTTAAGAAGTTACTCAGGCCCAGGAGAGCAGCATGGGCTGCCCAGGAATGGGGATGTGGAGTGGGAAGAGATGGAACATcacccagaggcagcagcagatgaggCTGAGTCTGCTGACAGCAATGGCTCAGGGAGCCCCAGGGGTTCCTTGAACAGCAGGGCCAACAACTCCTGCTCTGAGGCCTTTTCAGACACACAGGAGCCAAGCCCTGTGCCCCCAGCACGCCGGGGCCCCCCACGTTCCTGTCCCACGCCAAAGCAGCCTCAGGAGCCATCCCACAGCCCAAGGCAAAAGGAAGTGAAAAAGAAAGTCCCAAAACAGAATGCTAAAGCCAAGAAAAGCCACAAGtatcagttctgcagtcctgccaggagcagagctgaggaggagcagagctgcagctcctgggaggaTGCTGCCCaccagggctgcagctctgagcacCACTGGAGGTGCTACTACGAGGCCTGGCAGAGCTACTACTCAGCACTGTCCCACTACAGCAGGAGCTACTGGCACCTGAGCTGCATCAGTGCCTACCACACCAACTCAGTGTAtctccaggagctgctcagagaTGGGGACtga